ATCTTGGTAGGGAAATACCTTCCGCAGCCAATATCGGGGCAGGCTCCGTTTCATTGTCCGGTGATCCGAGAGGATGGAAAAAAATTCAGATACTGAGAGCTCAGAATGGATACAAGATCCGTTATGCCGATGTGAATGCAACCGGAGCTGATATCAAAGAATATATCATTACCAAAGATACAGAATACAACTTCTCATTCTTCAACCTGAAAACAGGAACCCCAGTAAAGATCCAGCCTAAGAAAAAGAAATGGGATCTTGCGTTCACAACATTTACCAATGAAGTATTCATGGGACCTACAACCAGTGCCGGAAGCTACTTCTATGCAGATTTTGTAACTACCAATACATTGAATGGAGTAGGTGCCTATCAGGTAAGCGTTACAGGAAGTCTGGATCAGGCTTATACTGCATTTAAGCTGAAAGACGTTGAGCCAGCCAAATTTGTTTTTAATGATCATAGAGCCATTGGTGATAAATGGAGAACGACGACAGGTACAGCAACCAATCCGGTTCCTTTTGTGTATTCAGACCGCTTTTTTGTGTTGAAAGACGCTGAAGGTTTCTACTTTAAACTGAGATTCAACAAAATGAAAGACGAAAACGGAAACCGTGGTTTCACCAATTTTGAATTTGAACCCTTATAATAATCAAATAATAGTATATCATGAAAAAAATCATCCTTGCAGCTTCTGTACTTGTAGCAGTATATTCTTGCAAAAAAGCAGAAGCATCAACGAAAGAAAATACAACAGAAGCTACTTCTGAAGCACCAAAAACCAACAATAAAATAGTAACATTAAGCGGAGGAATTACGGAAATCGTAAGCGCTTTAGGCCATGAAAAAGAAATTGTGGGAACGGATGTTACAAGTACCTATCCCGCATCTTTAAAAGCTACAGCAAAAGATTTAGGTCACATGAGATCAATGACCATTGAACCGATCATGGCAGTCTCTCCAACATTAATTTTAGCTTCTGATAAGGATATCAACCCAGAATTAATGGGGAAAATCAAATCTTCCGGTATTAAAACCGAAGTGTTCAAACAGGAATATACAGTAGAAGGAACTAAAAAGTTAATTGAATCTGTAGCAAAAGCTATCGGAAATACTGATTACCAGAAATTAAATGATAAGATTGATGCTGATCTTAAACAAGTACAGCCTATTGCTAAAAAACCAAAAG
The window above is part of the Chryseobacterium sp. MA9 genome. Proteins encoded here:
- a CDS encoding hemin ABC transporter substrate-binding protein, whose product is MKKIILAASVLVAVYSCKKAEASTKENTTEATSEAPKTNNKIVTLSGGITEIVSALGHEKEIVGTDVTSTYPASLKATAKDLGHMRSMTIEPIMAVSPTLILASDKDINPELMGKIKSSGIKTEVFKQEYTVEGTKKLIESVAKAIGNTDYQKLNDKIDADLKQVQPIAKKPKVLFIYARGNMLMVSGKNTPMASLINLAGGENAVTDFEDFKPLTPEAVVKANPDVLFFFETGLQGAGGNEGALKMPGVSQTNAGKNKKIIAMDGGLVSGFGPRLGEAAVGLNKLLIENTK
- a CDS encoding HmuY family protein; this encodes MKYLKILSILSIMAATQSCLSADEDPVPVPPMTGSEVNVKVGGPTEPNQVWIDLSDYTNPAVNSRTDWDLGFYTGDEFRVIMNGSLAMTVVKIPNATDISKVKDTDAASLKEIAQVGTFDAANMQYIDNPNGNFLTQTSGIDAIKENDADNPVYLINLGREIPSAANIGAGSVSLSGDPRGWKKIQILRAQNGYKIRYADVNATGADIKEYIITKDTEYNFSFFNLKTGTPVKIQPKKKKWDLAFTTFTNEVFMGPTTSAGSYFYADFVTTNTLNGVGAYQVSVTGSLDQAYTAFKLKDVEPAKFVFNDHRAIGDKWRTTTGTATNPVPFVYSDRFFVLKDAEGFYFKLRFNKMKDENGNRGFTNFEFEPL